DNA sequence from the Brachionichthys hirsutus isolate HB-005 unplaced genomic scaffold, CSIRO-AGI_Bhir_v1 contig_949, whole genome shotgun sequence genome:
ctgctgactggtgttataactggtgttagactggcgttctttcttatatagaaccgtgttcttcaaatattaaatgcatcaatattaatgagaaatattcatcacaaaatctgttgtgagtgaaacaggttttgggttctgcaggttctgcccatcaggacctgacggtgtttcgggaccgggtcacacctttatttgttctggtgctgaaacccaaatctttagggtcaaaaaaccgttttaattcacaaactctccgacatctggccttgaaaatgatgccagttatcagctgatggtggaaaatgaccagcgcgactttgtgacaccacagaagaagaagttctgctgggtttcagctgcaggagcctcagagttcaaacctgtgatcagaaccagaagttgtcatcggtcacaggttcaggtgtgagtggaaagcaggaagtgatgtcatcaggtggaaacaggttcaaccttcagatcgtgattctggtttttctttcagagactcactctgtGAAGTATTTCcagacggcgtcttctggagtctcaaacttcccggagtatgtgtccgttggtttgatcgatgacgtccagatgtttcactatgacagtaagaccaagagagcagaacccaaacaggactggatggacaaagtcacagcagaggatccagagtactggacccgACTGACGAGGATCAATGTGGGGAACCAAGAATGGTACAAATTCAGCATGGAAACTTTaaagaagcgcttcaaccaatcagaaggtttgtttgtgtttattaaatgtcgtgttcatgctgtaggaagtaaacacacacacacacacacacacacacctctgcaggaacccttttgcatcactgctgggtttctaaagctccgggacacagactggttctgctggttctgctggttctgctgggtccagtgaggaccaggtcgatgactggagtctgtctctctctcaggtgtccacgTTGTCCAGCGGTTgtctggctgtgagtgggacgatgagactggagaggtcactggttttgaGCAGcatggttataatggagaagacttcatcgtcctggacctgaagacggagacatggattgctcccagtcctcaggctgtcatcaccaaacacagatgggatcatgatAGAGCTGAGATGGAATACAACAAGCATTACCTCACCCAggagtgtcctgagtgggggaggaagtatctggagtatgggaggagctctctgctgagaacaggtagaagcacatcacctggtggagtttcaaaccaacaaccttcatgttcctctgctgtttctgacccacacacagagacacactctgtcctttacctctctgtcctccttctctctccttcagtcttctgatgatgatgatgaatatatttattagatagaatgttagagtacaagtacagtcacacagtagcatgtatttacagtacaagtacagtcacatagt
Encoded proteins:
- the LOC137917004 gene encoding major histocompatibility complex class I-related gene protein-like, with translation MGQFTMKTSVLVLVLVLVLGTGVPGAVGETHSVKYFQTASSGVSNFPEYVSVGLIDDVQMFHYDSKTKRAEPKQDWMDKVTAEDPEYWTRLTRINVGNQEWYKFSMETLKKRFNQSEGVHVVQRLSGCEWDDETGEVTGFEQHGYNGEDFIVLDLKTETWIAPSPQAVITKHRWDHDRAEMEYNKHYLTQECPEWGRKYLEYGRSSLLRT